The Bacteroidota bacterium genomic interval TCTCTTTTTCGGGAATTGAAATATATGAAATACTCCTTACCATACTTGTTATATCAGCAATTGTGTTTGTTGTCATTTCAAAATCACGCCTGATTGCCGTTGTTATTCTGGGTGTAGTAGGATATGGTGTGGCCTTATTTTACGCCATCTACGGAGGAGCTGACCTTGCTATGACCCAATTCCTGGTGGAAACACTTACCGTAGTAATTTTCGTATATATCCTGTCGAAACTTCCGGGATTTATTAGTCTTTCTTCCCGCATACAGAGATGGCGTGACATTTTAATTGCTTTTACAGGTGGTGCAACTATAACCACTATAATGTTATTGGTAACAAACTATCCGCTTGTTTCGGAATTGAAGGCTTTTTTTGGCGAGAACAGTTATTTGCTTGGAAAAGGAAGAAATGCCGTGAACGTTATACTGGTTGACTTCAGAGCGCTGGATACATTGGGAGAAATTACAGTGCTTGCCATTGTCGCCCTTGGTGTCTTCGCATTAATAAAATTTAAATCCCAAACAAGCTAAACATAAATTTTTGTCAACGAATGAAATCACTGATATTACAAACAACAGTTAAAATCCTATTTCCTTTCCTGGTCATTGCGTCTGTATTGTCATTATTCAGGGGGCATAATGAACCGGGAGGCGGATTTATAGGGGGCTTGGTGGCCGCCTCGGCATTCATACTGCTCACGTTTGCCTTTGGAGTAAAGGAAACAGAGAAAAGAGTGTATATAAAACCCATGTTGTTTACAATTATTGGATTAACCTGCGCTTTTATGGCTTTAGTGCTGCCGGTGATGTTTGGGTTTAATTTTTTTGAAGCGATATGGGCGGATTTTAAACTCCCGATTATCGGAAGGCCCGGAACACCGCTGTTATTTGATACCGGTGTTTACTTAGTTGTTACAGGAACGGTATGCAAAATAATTTTTGTAATAGGCGATTGATGAATTATAATATAATTTGATGAAACTAACATTTACTGAATAATGGAATTTTTTTTATCCATATTAACGGGTGTACTTTACACTGCATCCTTTTACATGATGCTGAGACGTAGTATGGTAAAATTAATTTTCGGCATGGTGTTATTCAGCCATGCTTCCAACCTGCTCATCTTAACCCTGGGAAGATTATCAAAAGGAAATCCCCCGATCATTCCCGAACACGCG includes:
- a CDS encoding Na(+)/H(+) antiporter subunit B (subunit B of antiporter complex involved in resistance to high concentrations of Na+, K+, Li+ and/or alkali): MKSLILQTTVKILFPFLVIASVLSLFRGHNEPGGGFIGGLVAASAFILLTFAFGVKETEKRVYIKPMLFTIIGLTCAFMALVLPVMFGFNFFEAIWADFKLPIIGRPGTPLLFDTGVYLVVTGTVCKIIFVIGD
- a CDS encoding Na+/H+ antiporter subunit C is translated as MEFFLSILTGVLYTASFYMMLRRSMVKLIFGMVLFSHASNLLILTLGRLSKGNPPIIPEHAELLTTPYADPLPQAMILTAIVISFGIQVFAIVLIRRAYEETGSDDLDKLTSTDKIQ